Proteins from a genomic interval of Rhipicephalus microplus isolate Deutch F79 chromosome 6, USDA_Rmic, whole genome shotgun sequence:
- the LOC119167969 gene encoding uncharacterized protein LOC119167969 gives MFQKCISTAILLLPLVSPLNGLFACVKGICKKPDIKKFVCTRDRIWTYNTSSTDFIMCKCDHMKSYHNMSMFFTRSFFTDDHWHRSIQKLEGMFSKQRKEVMQVSNKEHVVISIEDLIYMSERYRCAVIIVKQFTPTKQTFYDLRVRDAYLKTRPHEKCVKRFEKLTPRGHGIYMPKCKIILGIK, from the exons ATGTTTCAAAAGTGTATCTCGACGGCAATTCTTCTTTTACCGTTAGTATCACCACTGAATGGTTTGTTTGCATGCGTAAAAGGGATATGCAAGAAACCGGATATCAAAAAG TTTGTATGTACAAGGGATCGTATATGGACATACAACACGAGTTCTACGGACTTCATTATGTGCAAGTGTGACCACATGAAAAGCTACCATAACATGAGTATGTTCTTCACAAGGTCATTTTTCACCGACGATCATTG GCATCGGAGCATTCAGAAGCTTGAAGGAATGTTTTCAAAGCAACGTAAAGAAGTGATGCAGGTCAGCAACAAAG aacacgTTGTCATCTCGATAGAGGATCTTATTTATATGAGTGAAAGATATCGCTGTGCAGTGATTATAGTGAAGCAATTCACACCCA CTAAGCAAACGTTTTATGACTTGCGAGTTCGGGATGCCTACCTTAAAACACGTCCTCACGAGAAATGCGTGAAACGTTTCGAGAAGCTGACACCAAGAGGACATGGAATTTATATGCCGAAATGCAAAATTATTTTAGGAATCAAATAA